A single genomic interval of Mucilaginibacter robiniae harbors:
- a CDS encoding acyloxyacyl hydrolase encodes MRLKVLLCALLCAFVIVKAQAQDSKNSVEITPTAGIKIFSAEKNYLKGKFWGTELAYHFNMENNPASYVRIFNIKSIDAVVSYRNMEQVVLNSDPSTKGLLGSTVGVLGRFEFGLLKAGPVQLLFTPGAGLIYSTQTYFTDNKNPIVGSHINIAAQAGLKLFTAITPSTGIQGGIDILHYSNGATRLPNNGVNAYMWSLGLVQKVNQRQSPRSDNELNIPKNSIELGGDIGYRGVFKSKDGHFKSGLYLGYNYRLSKILSLKIGADAGYFYTVFDPSNFVETFQYYGSSYDRWRVGISAGVDVWLGRLAVMANYGHYIHYRTYFPDNQKYWTAGLKYKIKPWVALQVKGYIHGTEADYVGVGPIFNVHW; translated from the coding sequence ATGCGTTTAAAAGTATTGTTGTGTGCGCTGCTGTGTGCTTTTGTGATCGTAAAAGCCCAAGCGCAGGATAGTAAGAATAGTGTTGAGATTACACCAACTGCTGGAATAAAAATATTTTCTGCGGAAAAGAATTATTTAAAAGGAAAATTCTGGGGAACTGAACTTGCTTACCATTTTAATATGGAAAATAATCCGGCATCTTATGTTCGTATATTTAATATCAAGAGTATTGATGCGGTTGTATCTTACCGTAATATGGAGCAGGTGGTGCTTAATAGTGATCCGTCAACTAAAGGTTTATTAGGTAGTACGGTTGGTGTGCTAGGCCGTTTTGAGTTTGGCTTGCTTAAGGCCGGACCCGTACAATTACTTTTTACACCTGGAGCTGGTTTAATATATTCTACACAGACGTACTTTACCGACAACAAAAACCCAATTGTAGGCAGCCATATAAACATTGCCGCACAAGCCGGTTTAAAGCTGTTTACAGCTATTACACCATCAACAGGCATACAGGGAGGAATTGACATTTTGCATTACTCTAATGGCGCTACACGATTGCCGAATAACGGTGTGAATGCGTATATGTGGTCATTGGGTTTGGTGCAGAAGGTTAACCAGCGGCAATCGCCAAGGTCAGATAATGAACTCAATATCCCTAAAAACTCGATTGAATTAGGTGGAGATATAGGCTATCGTGGTGTGTTCAAAAGCAAAGACGGGCATTTTAAATCCGGTTTGTATTTAGGGTATAACTATCGCTTAAGTAAAATATTGAGTCTGAAAATTGGTGCAGACGCTGGTTATTTCTACACCGTATTTGACCCCTCTAACTTCGTAGAGACTTTTCAATATTATGGCTCATCTTACGACCGCTGGCGGGTAGGCATCAGCGCCGGTGTTGATGTGTGGCTTGGCCGGTTAGCAGTTATGGCTAACTATGGGCACTATATACATTACAGAACTTACTTTCCCGATAACCAAAAGTATTGGACAGCGGGCTTAAAGTACAAAATTAAACCATGGGTAGCTTTACAGGTTAAAGGCTACATTCATGGCACTGAGGCCGATTATGTAGGCGTGGGCCCCATATTTAATGTGCATTGGTAA
- the odhB gene encoding 2-oxoglutarate dehydrogenase complex dihydrolipoyllysine-residue succinyltransferase, translating to MSLEIKVPPVGESITEVTLSRWIKQDGEQVAMDEVIAELESDKATFELTAESAGTLKITAQEGDVLPIGAVVASIADGGAGSSAPAAAESAPAAPATGNSQPATEAPAAEAKSIEIKVPPVGESITEVTLSRWIKKDGEQVTMDEVIAELESDKATFELTAEGAGTLHTIAKEGDVLAIGAIVCSIAGGTTSAATPASQPTAQQATTGSSSPASQNGYAAGTPSPAAGKILAEKGVDAGSVSGTGVGGRITKEDALNAQKSAATPAKSSAPSVTPQTAQTQPVTTGTRAERREKMTSLRKTVAKRLVSVKNETAMLTTFNEVDMQPIMELRGKYKDKFKEKHGVGLGFMSFFTKAVTVALQEWPAVGARIEGEEIVYSNFADISIAVSAPKGLVVPIIRNADAMSLAEIEKAVVTLAGKARENKLTIEDMTGGTFTITNGGIFGSMLSTPIINAPQSAILGMHNIIERPVAVNGQVVIRPMMYIALSYDHRIVDGRESVSFLVRVKQLLEDPARLLLGV from the coding sequence ATGAGTTTAGAGATAAAAGTTCCGCCGGTAGGCGAATCGATTACCGAGGTTACCTTATCACGCTGGATTAAACAAGATGGCGAACAGGTAGCTATGGATGAGGTAATTGCTGAATTAGAATCAGATAAAGCAACCTTCGAACTGACAGCCGAAAGCGCAGGAACTTTAAAAATTACTGCACAGGAAGGTGATGTATTGCCTATTGGTGCTGTAGTAGCCAGCATTGCTGATGGCGGAGCTGGAAGTTCGGCCCCGGCAGCAGCAGAGAGCGCACCTGCAGCTCCGGCAACTGGTAACTCACAACCTGCAACTGAAGCGCCAGCGGCAGAAGCTAAATCTATCGAAATCAAAGTGCCACCAGTAGGTGAATCGATCACTGAAGTTACCTTATCACGCTGGATTAAAAAAGACGGCGAACAGGTAACTATGGATGAGGTAATCGCCGAATTGGAATCAGATAAAGCAACCTTCGAATTGACAGCAGAAGGAGCCGGTACCCTGCATACCATTGCAAAAGAAGGTGATGTACTGGCTATTGGTGCAATAGTTTGTTCTATTGCAGGTGGTACAACTTCAGCAGCAACTCCGGCTTCACAGCCAACTGCTCAGCAAGCTACAACTGGTAGCTCATCACCGGCATCACAAAATGGTTATGCCGCAGGTACACCATCTCCAGCTGCTGGTAAAATTTTGGCCGAAAAAGGCGTAGATGCCGGTTCGGTTTCAGGTACTGGAGTAGGTGGCCGTATTACTAAGGAAGATGCTTTAAACGCTCAAAAATCTGCTGCAACGCCAGCTAAATCATCAGCACCAAGTGTTACACCACAAACCGCACAAACACAACCGGTAACTACTGGTACCCGTGCCGAGCGTCGTGAAAAAATGACTTCGCTGCGCAAAACAGTAGCTAAGCGTTTGGTTTCGGTTAAGAATGAAACAGCTATGTTAACTACCTTTAACGAGGTAGATATGCAGCCGATCATGGAACTGCGCGGCAAATACAAAGATAAATTTAAAGAGAAACATGGTGTTGGTTTAGGCTTTATGTCGTTCTTTACTAAAGCCGTAACTGTTGCTCTGCAAGAATGGCCTGCAGTAGGTGCCCGCATTGAAGGTGAAGAAATTGTATACAGCAATTTTGCTGACATTTCTATAGCCGTATCAGCACCTAAAGGCTTGGTGGTTCCAATTATCCGTAATGCAGATGCTATGAGCCTGGCTGAGATTGAAAAAGCAGTAGTTACCTTAGCCGGTAAAGCCCGCGAAAACAAGCTGACTATTGAAGATATGACCGGCGGTACCTTTACCATTACCAATGGTGGTATATTTGGCTCTATGTTATCAACGCCAATCATCAACGCGCCACAATCAGCTATTTTAGGTATGCACAATATTATTGAGCGTCCGGTAGCAGTAAATGGTCAAGTGGTAATTCGCCCAATGATGTACATTGCATTATCATACGATCACCGTATTGTAGACGGCCGCGAGTCAGTAAGCTTCTTGGTGCGTGTTAAACAACTATTGGAAGATCCTGCACGTTTGTTATTAGGAGTATAA
- a CDS encoding 2-oxoglutarate dehydrogenase E1 component: MDRHNYINSGNAAYINSLYEAYQQDPESVDYGWQKFFEGFDFGKDTGLQSAPEATTGGTPEHVLKEINVLNMINGYRSRGHLFTHTNPVRDRRKYYPGKELETFGLSEADLDTVFNAGVEVGLGQAKLRDIRQLLEDTYCQSIGAEYKYIRNPIKTKWFEDRMERQRNQPSFSIDEKKRILNKLNQAVVFESFLGTKFLGQKRFSLEGAESLIPALDSVIEKGSQLGIEEFTIGMAHRGRLNVLANILNKTYKEIFSEFEGKNYDLDSPFGGDVKYHLGYSTDVETTIGKKVHLSLCPNPSHLEAVDPVVEGLTRAKIDGKYLGDNKKIAPILIHGDASVAGQGIVYEVLQMEKLDGYKTGGTVHLVINNQIGFTTNYKDARSSTYCTDVAKTVLSPVFHVNGDDAEALVYVVNMAMEYRQEFSEDVFIDILCYRRYGHNESDEPKFTQPVLYKAIEAHPNPREIYNQKLLAQGSVDASLAKEMEKSFRDLLQEKLNETKSVERFTETKPMFAGAWEGLHLATQQEVAAPADTAISEAELLEIGKTLTDLPAGKQYFKKIEKLFEDRRKMVNETHSFDWAMGELMAYGSLLKEGHPVRLSGEDVKRGTFSHRHAVITLPDTDEEYTPMNALGAEAKFSIYNSLLSEYGVLGYEYGYALAYPDALTIWEAQFGDFFNGAQIIVDQYIVSAETKWQRGNGLVMLLPHGYEGQGPEHSSARIERFMELCADNNIQVANCTTPANFFHILRRQLHRDFRKPLIVFTPKSLLRHPMCVSKLEEFTQGGFQPLIDDNSADAAQVKRVLFCTGKIYYELLEKQQSDKRADVAIVRLEQLYPTPVKQMEEVKAKYNQAQDFFWVQEEPENMGAWPYLCRKFRKGDLQLEVISRNEAASTATGYAKQHSAQQMQIISKAFEAPVSQQQKQDIKETTKKMAETNAD; the protein is encoded by the coding sequence ATGGATCGTCATAACTACATCAATAGCGGGAACGCTGCCTATATAAACTCTTTATACGAAGCTTATCAACAAGACCCAGAATCGGTTGATTATGGCTGGCAAAAGTTTTTTGAAGGCTTTGATTTCGGCAAAGATACCGGGCTGCAGTCAGCACCGGAAGCAACAACAGGTGGAACGCCTGAGCACGTTTTAAAAGAAATTAACGTGCTGAACATGATAAACGGTTACCGCAGCCGCGGACACCTGTTTACCCACACTAACCCCGTACGCGATCGCCGCAAGTATTATCCAGGCAAAGAACTGGAAACTTTTGGCTTGAGCGAGGCAGACCTCGATACTGTTTTCAACGCAGGTGTGGAAGTAGGCTTAGGTCAGGCCAAACTGCGCGATATTCGCCAGCTGCTGGAAGATACTTACTGTCAATCTATTGGTGCGGAGTACAAGTACATCCGTAATCCGATAAAAACCAAATGGTTTGAAGATCGGATGGAGCGTCAGCGTAACCAGCCTTCTTTCTCTATCGACGAAAAGAAACGCATCTTGAACAAGCTGAACCAAGCCGTAGTGTTTGAAAGCTTTTTAGGTACTAAGTTTTTAGGTCAGAAACGTTTTTCACTGGAAGGTGCTGAATCTTTAATTCCTGCGTTAGATTCTGTTATCGAAAAAGGTTCACAATTAGGTATTGAAGAGTTTACCATCGGTATGGCTCACCGTGGCCGCTTAAATGTGCTGGCCAATATTTTGAATAAGACCTACAAAGAGATATTCTCAGAGTTTGAAGGTAAAAACTACGATCTGGATTCACCTTTTGGTGGCGACGTAAAGTATCACCTAGGTTACTCAACCGATGTAGAAACTACTATCGGTAAAAAAGTACACCTGAGTTTATGCCCTAACCCATCGCACCTGGAAGCAGTTGACCCGGTAGTGGAAGGTTTAACCCGCGCCAAAATTGATGGTAAATACTTGGGTGATAACAAGAAAATTGCACCTATATTAATACATGGTGATGCTTCGGTAGCCGGTCAGGGTATCGTTTACGAAGTATTGCAAATGGAAAAACTGGATGGTTATAAAACCGGTGGCACTGTGCACCTGGTTATCAATAATCAAATTGGTTTTACCACCAACTATAAAGATGCCCGTTCAAGTACTTACTGTACGGATGTGGCTAAAACCGTATTATCACCAGTATTTCACGTAAACGGTGATGATGCTGAAGCGCTGGTTTATGTAGTTAATATGGCGATGGAATATCGTCAGGAGTTCAGCGAAGACGTATTCATTGACATTTTATGCTACCGCAGATACGGTCATAACGAATCGGATGAGCCTAAATTTACACAACCGGTATTATACAAGGCTATTGAAGCGCACCCAAATCCGCGCGAAATTTATAACCAGAAACTATTAGCGCAAGGCAGCGTAGATGCTAGCCTGGCTAAAGAGATGGAAAAAAGCTTCCGTGATTTATTACAGGAAAAGCTGAATGAAACCAAATCTGTAGAGCGTTTCACCGAAACGAAGCCGATGTTTGCCGGCGCTTGGGAAGGCTTGCACTTGGCTACACAACAAGAAGTAGCTGCACCTGCCGATACGGCAATCAGTGAAGCTGAACTGCTGGAAATTGGTAAAACTTTAACCGATTTACCGGCTGGTAAACAGTATTTCAAGAAAATTGAAAAACTGTTTGAAGACCGTCGCAAAATGGTGAACGAAACTCATTCGTTTGATTGGGCTATGGGCGAATTGATGGCTTACGGCAGCTTGCTGAAAGAAGGCCATCCGGTACGTTTAAGCGGCGAGGATGTGAAACGTGGTACGTTCTCTCACCGTCATGCTGTAATTACCTTGCCTGATACTGATGAGGAGTACACACCAATGAATGCTTTAGGAGCGGAAGCTAAATTCAGTATTTATAACTCTTTACTTTCTGAATATGGTGTATTGGGTTATGAATATGGTTACGCTTTAGCTTACCCGGATGCTTTAACTATTTGGGAAGCACAGTTTGGCGACTTCTTCAACGGCGCCCAAATTATTGTTGACCAGTACATAGTGAGTGCCGAAACTAAATGGCAACGTGGCAACGGTTTAGTAATGTTGCTGCCTCACGGCTACGAAGGCCAGGGGCCAGAACACTCATCAGCCCGTATTGAGCGTTTTATGGAGCTTTGCGCTGATAATAACATTCAGGTAGCTAACTGTACTACGCCAGCTAACTTCTTCCATATTCTGCGTCGTCAATTACATCGAGACTTCCGTAAACCGCTAATAGTGTTTACACCGAAAAGTTTATTGCGCCACCCAATGTGCGTATCTAAGCTGGAAGAATTTACACAAGGTGGTTTCCAACCGTTAATTGATGATAACTCAGCTGATGCAGCTCAGGTAAAACGCGTACTGTTCTGTACTGGTAAAATTTACTACGAACTGTTAGAAAAACAGCAATCTGACAAACGCGCTGACGTAGCAATTGTACGTTTGGAGCAGCTCTACCCAACTCCGGTAAAACAAATGGAAGAGGTAAAAGCCAAATACAACCAAGCTCAAGATTTCTTCTGGGTTCAGGAAGAACCAGAAAATATGGGTGCCTGGCCATATCTGTGCCGTAAGTTCCGGAAGGGTGATTTGCAATTGGAAGTAATATCACGCAACGAAGCTGCCAGCACCGCTACAGGTTATGCCAAACAGCACAGTGCACAGCAAATGCAAATTATTTCTAAAGCTTTTGAAGCACCAGTAAGTCAGCAACAAAAGCAGGATATTAAAGAAACTACTAAAAAAATGGCAGAAACTAATGCCGACTAA
- the truB gene encoding tRNA pseudouridine(55) synthase TruB — protein MSEQTNHSKSKDFNFAEGELLLINKPYRWTSFDIVGKVRNAFKPLKLKVGHAGTLDPLATGLLIVCTGKMTKQIDSFQAEEKEYTGTMTLGGTTPSYDLETEVDQTYDITHLNEKYLKQACEQFMGLIDQYPPAHSAIKQNGERLYEKARRGEEVELKSRQVTITEFELTRIELPEVDFRVVCSKGTYIRSLVNDFGKAVNSGAYLSRLRRTRSGNFRIEDAWEVMELVTMIRENKNQSEAGTV, from the coding sequence TTGAGCGAACAAACGAATCATTCTAAGTCAAAGGATTTTAATTTTGCAGAAGGCGAACTGTTGTTAATTAACAAGCCTTACCGTTGGACCAGCTTTGATATTGTAGGCAAAGTGCGTAATGCCTTTAAGCCATTAAAGCTAAAAGTAGGACATGCCGGCACGCTTGACCCATTAGCTACCGGTTTACTTATCGTTTGTACCGGTAAAATGACCAAACAGATCGATTCTTTCCAGGCGGAAGAAAAAGAATACACCGGTACCATGACCTTAGGGGGCACCACACCTTCTTATGATTTGGAAACTGAAGTGGATCAAACCTATGATATTACTCATTTAAATGAAAAATATCTGAAACAAGCCTGTGAGCAGTTTATGGGGCTTATTGATCAGTACCCGCCAGCACACTCCGCTATTAAGCAAAATGGCGAACGTTTATATGAAAAGGCGCGCCGGGGTGAAGAAGTGGAACTCAAATCGCGCCAGGTAACTATTACTGAATTTGAGCTTACCCGTATTGAACTGCCCGAAGTTGATTTTAGAGTGGTATGCAGCAAAGGCACTTACATCCGTTCGCTGGTGAATGATTTTGGTAAAGCGGTAAATAGTGGAGCTTACTTATCCAGATTACGACGTACCCGAAGTGGTAATTTCCGGATTGAGGATGCCTGGGAGGTGATGGAACTGGTAACTATGATACGCGAAAACAAAAATCAGTCTGAAGCCGGAACGGTTTAA
- the yiaA gene encoding inner membrane protein YiaA — MVQKTSNAFIAASWIALGAGMIGFIVGLTRASMALNEKGYYFTVLMYGLFSAVSVQKSVRDRLEGISVTDIYYGLSWFSTLLAIVLLTVGLWNATLLPSEKGFYAFSFLLALFGAIAVQKNTRDNAQLDKDKV, encoded by the coding sequence ATGGTACAAAAAACTTCAAACGCCTTTATTGCTGCTTCATGGATTGCCTTAGGTGCCGGAATGATTGGTTTCATTGTTGGCTTAACCCGCGCAAGCATGGCGCTTAATGAGAAAGGGTATTATTTCACCGTTTTGATGTATGGCTTATTTTCGGCAGTTTCGGTACAAAAAAGCGTACGCGACCGCTTAGAAGGTATTTCGGTAACTGATATATACTACGGGTTAAGCTGGTTTTCTACCCTTTTGGCAATTGTACTACTAACCGTGGGTTTATGGAATGCCACATTGCTGCCTAGCGAAAAAGGATTCTATGCTTTTTCATTTCTGCTGGCTTTGTTTGGCGCTATTGCCGTACAGAAAAACACACGTGATAATGCACAGTTGGATAAAGATAAAGTATAA
- a CDS encoding polysaccharide deacetylase family protein: MYLVKTPWLLKKLYPQLTWNQSRAEKVIYITFDDGPIPVVTPFVLKTLQQHNALATFFCIGDNVQKHPAIFKQVQEAGHAIGNHTFNHLKGWETEDKVYIDNFEQADQMLQTNLFRPPYGRIKRSQIKQLQVLKPSLNLIMWDVLSGDFDLALKPDQCLQNVLKHTENGSIIVFHDSLKAFNRLEYVLPKALEVWSKAGYSFGKLS, translated from the coding sequence ATGTACCTGGTAAAAACGCCTTGGCTGCTCAAAAAGCTTTATCCACAACTCACTTGGAACCAAAGCAGAGCCGAAAAGGTTATCTATATTACTTTTGATGATGGGCCCATACCTGTTGTAACGCCCTTTGTGCTAAAAACCTTGCAACAACATAATGCATTGGCTACGTTTTTTTGTATTGGTGATAATGTGCAGAAACATCCGGCTATTTTCAAACAGGTACAAGAAGCAGGTCATGCCATAGGTAATCATACTTTCAACCATCTGAAAGGCTGGGAAACAGAGGATAAGGTTTATATAGATAATTTTGAACAGGCTGACCAAATGTTACAAACCAACCTTTTCAGGCCACCTTATGGTCGCATTAAACGTTCGCAGATTAAGCAACTGCAAGTACTTAAGCCTAGCCTGAACTTAATTATGTGGGATGTGCTGAGTGGCGATTTTGATCTGGCTTTAAAGCCAGATCAGTGTTTGCAAAATGTTTTAAAACATACCGAAAATGGATCTATCATCGTGTTTCACGATAGTTTAAAAGCATTTAATCGGTTGGAATATGTATTACCTAAAGCTTTAGAGGTTTGGAGTAAAGCCGGATATAGTTTTGGAAAGCTAAGTTAA
- a CDS encoding NAD(P)H-dependent glycerol-3-phosphate dehydrogenase: MQGHNNTILVVGGGSWATANIKMLLDNTTEKKVFWWMRNEHAVEHLHKFGHNPSYLSSVEVKLPASHISTHLKSLLEQAEFVLLNVPAAFLKDALKGTTPADLAGKKIISAIKGIVPDENLIIGEFMHKYYEIPLDHFLVISGPCHAEEVALEKLSYLTIASPDTELATRFASMLSTRYIKTVVSEDIYGTEYAAVLKNIYAVASGICHGIGYGDNFQSVLISNAIREMKDFTDAVHPIERDIKESAYLGDLLVTAYSQFSRNRTFGNMIGKGYTVTSAQLEMNMVAEGYYAVNCLHQVNKQYKVNMPICEAVYRILYKKRSPIHEMKFLAEQLS, translated from the coding sequence ATGCAAGGGCATAATAATACCATTTTAGTAGTAGGCGGCGGCAGTTGGGCAACAGCCAACATCAAAATGTTGCTGGATAATACTACAGAGAAGAAAGTTTTTTGGTGGATGCGGAACGAACATGCAGTCGAACATCTGCACAAATTTGGGCATAACCCTAGTTACCTCAGTTCAGTTGAAGTAAAGCTCCCGGCTTCTCATATTTCCACGCATCTAAAAAGCTTGCTTGAGCAGGCCGAATTTGTATTGTTGAATGTACCTGCTGCTTTCTTGAAGGATGCCCTAAAAGGTACTACGCCAGCCGACTTAGCCGGTAAAAAAATAATTTCGGCTATTAAAGGTATTGTACCTGATGAAAACTTGATTATAGGCGAGTTCATGCACAAGTATTACGAAATACCGCTGGATCATTTTTTGGTAATTAGCGGCCCATGCCATGCGGAGGAAGTAGCGTTGGAAAAGTTATCGTACTTAACTATTGCTTCGCCAGATACAGAATTGGCTACTCGCTTTGCCAGTATGCTGAGTACCCGCTATATCAAAACTGTAGTTTCTGAAGATATTTACGGTACCGAATACGCTGCTGTACTTAAAAACATTTATGCGGTAGCCAGCGGCATTTGCCACGGTATTGGTTATGGCGATAATTTTCAATCGGTATTGATCTCGAATGCTATTCGTGAGATGAAAGATTTTACCGATGCGGTACATCCTATTGAGCGTGACATTAAAGAATCAGCCTACCTGGGCGACTTATTGGTAACTGCTTATTCACAGTTTAGCCGTAACCGAACTTTTGGTAATATGATTGGTAAAGGTTATACGGTAACCTCGGCACAACTAGAAATGAATATGGTGGCTGAGGGCTATTATGCAGTAAATTGCCTACACCAAGTAAATAAACAATACAAAGTAAATATGCCTATTTGTGAGGCTGTATACCGCATTTTGTATAAAAAACGCTCGCCAATACACGAAATGAAATTTTTGGCAGAACAATTGAGTTAA
- a CDS encoding DEAD/DEAH box helicase, which produces MNNPFIELGIRHDIVNAISELGFENPTPIQEQSIPVLLTGSNDFVGLAQTGTGKTAAFGLPLLELLDFEENYPQALILCPTRELCLQITNDLKNYAKNMSNVHVVAVYGGASISDQLRQIKRGVQIVVATPGRMLDIINRNAIDFSQVQYVVLDEADEMLNMGFQEDIDSILSTTPEDKKTWLFSATMPSEVRRISKKYMTDPYELTMGAKNTGNANIEHEYYVVRARDKYAAFKRIVDFNPEIFGIVFCRTKIETQEIAEALIKDGYNADSLHGDLSQQQRDKVMKRYRERSLQLLIATDVAARGIDVNDVTHVINYSLPDEIENYTHRSGRTARAGKTGVSISIINSKEIGKIRQIEKVIGKRFIKAEVPTGFEVCEKQLFGLIHKVHNVEVNEQQIDQYLPRIMDEFADLSKEDLIKRFASIEFNSFLAYYKDAPDLNVPEDTRASREGGERFPRTGTRADFTRLFINLGSVDGFGRGDLLGYFCNQTGLVGRTIGKIDVKGVYSFIEVPNADVDRAFASFKEADFKGRQVRIEISADGDRNESRGGASNYKKREGGSRRDGGSNTRGNERSGSGFRDFSGKRREDRGERRKRY; this is translated from the coding sequence ATGAACAACCCATTTATTGAACTGGGAATCCGTCATGATATTGTTAATGCCATCTCTGAGTTAGGATTTGAAAATCCTACGCCAATCCAGGAACAGTCAATTCCGGTATTGTTAACAGGCAGCAACGATTTTGTCGGATTAGCCCAAACCGGGACCGGAAAAACTGCTGCTTTTGGCTTACCATTATTGGAGCTGCTGGATTTTGAAGAAAATTATCCGCAGGCACTTATTTTGTGCCCTACACGCGAACTTTGCTTACAAATCACTAATGATTTGAAAAATTACGCCAAAAACATGAGCAACGTACACGTTGTGGCTGTTTACGGCGGTGCCAGTATTTCAGATCAGTTACGCCAGATTAAACGCGGCGTACAAATTGTTGTTGCTACACCGGGCCGTATGCTCGATATCATCAACCGCAATGCTATTGATTTTTCACAAGTGCAGTATGTAGTACTGGATGAAGCTGATGAAATGCTCAACATGGGCTTTCAGGAAGACATTGATAGTATCTTATCCACCACGCCCGAGGATAAAAAAACATGGCTGTTTTCAGCCACTATGCCAAGCGAAGTACGCCGCATTTCTAAAAAGTATATGACCGACCCATACGAGTTAACTATGGGCGCGAAAAATACGGGTAATGCTAACATTGAGCACGAATATTATGTAGTACGTGCCCGTGATAAGTATGCCGCTTTTAAACGTATTGTTGATTTTAACCCTGAAATTTTCGGTATCGTATTTTGCCGTACTAAAATTGAAACTCAGGAAATTGCCGAAGCGCTGATTAAAGATGGTTACAATGCCGATTCTTTACACGGCGACCTTTCGCAGCAACAACGTGATAAGGTAATGAAACGCTACCGCGAGCGCAGCCTGCAATTGCTGATTGCAACCGACGTAGCTGCACGTGGTATTGACGTGAATGATGTAACTCACGTTATTAACTATTCATTGCCTGATGAAATTGAGAATTATACCCACCGTAGCGGCCGTACTGCACGTGCCGGCAAAACAGGGGTGTCTATCTCTATCATCAACTCTAAAGAAATTGGTAAAATACGCCAGATTGAAAAAGTAATTGGCAAACGCTTTATTAAAGCCGAAGTACCAACCGGCTTTGAGGTTTGCGAAAAACAACTGTTTGGCTTAATTCATAAAGTGCATAACGTAGAGGTTAATGAGCAACAAATTGATCAGTACCTGCCACGCATTATGGATGAGTTTGCTGATTTGAGCAAAGAAGATTTGATTAAGCGTTTTGCTTCAATTGAGTTTAACAGCTTCTTGGCTTACTATAAAGATGCACCTGATTTGAACGTGCCGGAAGATACCCGCGCTTCACGCGAAGGCGGCGAGCGTTTCCCACGTACCGGAACACGTGCTGATTTTACCCGCTTATTCATTAACCTGGGTTCGGTAGATGGTTTTGGCCGCGGTGATTTGCTGGGCTACTTCTGTAATCAAACCGGGTTAGTTGGCCGTACCATTGGAAAAATTGATGTAAAAGGTGTTTATTCCTTTATTGAAGTGCCAAATGCTGATGTTGACCGTGCTTTCGCCAGCTTCAAAGAGGCTGATTTTAAAGGTCGTCAGGTAAGAATTGAAATTTCTGCTGATGGTGACCGTAACGAAAGTCGTGGTGGTGCGTCTAATTATAAAAAACGTGAAGGTGGTTCCCGGCGCGATGGCGGTAGTAACACCCGCGGTAATGAGCGTAGTGGCTCAGGCTTCCGCGATTTTTCAGGCAAACGCCGTGAAGATCGGGGTGAGCGCCGCAAGCGGTATTAA